The following coding sequences are from one Fimbriimonadaceae bacterium window:
- the ftsY gene encoding signal recognition particle-docking protein FtsY yields the protein MFKRLMERVDRLMGRGVIDDDLYEELEEALLQADTSVTTTTEILDELRRAVREEKITEPEAMKARLQAAIASRFSQPGETMLFRNFPPTVYLFVGVNGVGKTTTIGKLATRLVGQGRKVLLAAGDTFRAAAVEQLELWAKRSGADFVGAQQGSDPASVVFDAVTAAKSRGMDYVLADTAGRQHTKASLMAELSKIARSVEKAVGRPADETLLVLDANTGQNALRQAEEFTAAAKLTGLVLTKLDGTARGGALLGIYDRFKVPIKLVGLGEKPEDLVDFDPRSFAAQMFD from the coding sequence ATGTTCAAGCGGCTGATGGAGCGGGTCGACCGGCTGATGGGCCGGGGTGTCATTGACGACGACCTCTACGAGGAGCTTGAAGAAGCGCTTCTCCAGGCGGACACGAGCGTCACGACGACCACCGAGATCCTCGACGAGCTCCGCCGGGCCGTCCGCGAGGAAAAGATCACCGAGCCGGAGGCGATGAAGGCCAGGCTCCAAGCGGCGATCGCCAGTCGGTTCAGCCAGCCCGGGGAGACGATGCTCTTCCGCAATTTTCCTCCGACGGTCTACCTGTTTGTCGGCGTGAACGGGGTGGGCAAGACGACGACCATCGGCAAACTCGCCACCCGGCTCGTGGGGCAAGGCCGCAAGGTCCTTCTCGCCGCGGGCGACACGTTCCGCGCCGCGGCGGTCGAACAGCTGGAACTTTGGGCCAAGCGGTCGGGGGCCGACTTCGTCGGTGCCCAGCAAGGGTCTGACCCGGCGTCGGTCGTCTTTGACGCGGTCACCGCAGCCAAGTCGCGGGGCATGGACTATGTCTTGGCCGACACGGCGGGACGCCAGCACACCAAAGCGAGCCTGATGGCGGAGTTAAGCAAGATCGCGCGGTCCGTGGAGAAGGCGGTCGGCCGCCCTGCCGATGAGACCTTGTTGGTCCTCGACGCGAACACGGGTCAGAACGCCTTGCGCCAGGCGGAGGAGTTCACCGCGGCAGCCAAGCTGACCGGCCTCGTCCTGACCAAACTCGACGGCACCGCCCGGGGAGGCGCCTTGCTGGGCATCTACGACCGGTTCAAGGTGCCGATCAAGCTGGTCGGCCTGGGCGAGAAGCCAGAGGACCTCGTCGACTTCGACCCTCGGTCGTTCGCGGCGCAAATGTTCGACTGA
- a CDS encoding ABC transporter permease produces MRQALQVLNKEWIELRRDRRVIMNVFVLPVFMMLMFGYLFGTLEEKLGKEPDLTVHVVGDMANPVVKRMMEGEKKAKVVASTDLEASIEKIKKGDVRMVVEVPADYAQRVAVGKGLLKAHYDKNAPLGNIAFGLLTRAAENENAHLVESLVVASGKDKSLAKPVNIESIDANPQTGLGASPLASLLPYLVVLFCFTSGMAGAADMVAGEKERGTLETLLVSPVDRNQVAAGKFLALFLTCLAGSVVALVAVVAVGALGLPATKAIFPTGVSLSPVAVFVLVAVIVPLAAMFAGLMLAVSTHAKTMREAGTLLGLMNLAVIAPAVLSQVVGIAGMDKAAWVRWTPVLNNAIALKGGLAGNVDWAIVGTAVLTSGVLAALAIALSVRLFQREQVLARV; encoded by the coding sequence ATGCGTCAGGCTCTACAGGTTCTCAACAAGGAGTGGATCGAACTCCGGCGCGACCGCCGCGTCATCATGAACGTCTTCGTCCTCCCCGTCTTCATGATGCTGATGTTCGGTTACCTCTTCGGCACCCTCGAAGAGAAGCTGGGCAAGGAGCCGGACCTCACCGTCCACGTCGTGGGCGACATGGCCAACCCGGTGGTCAAGCGCATGATGGAGGGCGAAAAGAAGGCGAAGGTCGTCGCTTCTACCGACCTCGAGGCGTCCATTGAGAAGATCAAGAAGGGTGACGTCCGCATGGTGGTCGAGGTACCGGCGGACTACGCCCAGAGGGTCGCGGTCGGCAAGGGTCTTCTCAAAGCCCACTATGACAAGAACGCCCCCCTTGGCAACATCGCCTTCGGCCTCCTGACCCGGGCGGCCGAAAATGAAAACGCCCACCTCGTCGAGTCGCTGGTCGTCGCCTCCGGCAAAGACAAGTCGCTGGCCAAGCCGGTGAACATCGAGAGCATCGACGCGAACCCCCAGACGGGTCTTGGGGCCTCTCCCTTGGCCAGCTTGCTCCCCTACCTGGTCGTCCTCTTCTGCTTCACCAGCGGGATGGCCGGTGCCGCCGACATGGTCGCCGGCGAAAAGGAGCGCGGCACGTTGGAAACCCTCCTCGTCAGCCCCGTAGACCGTAACCAGGTGGCGGCGGGCAAGTTCCTCGCCCTCTTCCTGACCTGCTTGGCCGGGTCTGTCGTCGCCCTTGTCGCCGTCGTCGCCGTCGGGGCGCTGGGCCTGCCCGCGACAAAGGCCATCTTTCCGACCGGCGTGTCCCTCTCGCCCGTCGCCGTCTTCGTCCTCGTCGCGGTCATTGTGCCGTTGGCGGCCATGTTCGCCGGCCTGATGCTGGCCGTCAGCACCCACGCCAAGACAATGCGCGAGGCGGGGACGCTTCTCGGCCTGATGAACCTCGCCGTCATCGCGCCCGCCGTCCTCAGCCAGGTGGTCGGGATCGCGGGGATGGACAAGGCGGCGTGGGTGCGCTGGACCCCGGTGCTGAACAACGCCATCGCCCTCAAGGGCGGCCTGGCCGGCAACGTCGACTGGGCGATCGTCGGGACGGCGGTCTTGACGAGCGGCGTCCTCGCCGCGCTGGCGATCGCCCTCAGCGTCCGCCTGTTCCAGCGGGAACAAGTCCTCGCCCGGGTCTGA
- the fliD gene encoding flagellar filament capping protein FliD, with product MSLGSTSGIHFSGLASGIDVDSIISKLIQIEQLPIQRIQQQQQVLQAKQLVYSQLKSQVQSITTALAGLSTAGNFNPSAATSSDTSALTVTPSGTAATGQYTVKINQLAQNHKVASAAQSSATDALNMSGTFVVNGKSVQVNTSDSLTSVAAKVNALGNGVVASVLDGGSGAAYITFSSSVSGAKGGVQLADATGTFLGSIGVLSGAATLRESPAPSTGLSYGFSDSTSTIGTLTGLTNSGIFTINGIDIGVDFSTDSLQTVSDKINAAGAGVTASVVSVTQNGKTVSKLQMAGAPVPGSISDGSGLLTDIGLLQQGFGNQLVAAQDASVTVDGLTVSASSNQVTNVVPGLTLNLLKDDATVTVGVSQDTQKITDAFSSFKDAYNNFVDFVAQYSKFDSKTYDSGPLFGDDTVQQIQSSVNQILFSTSGTGTYKSLTQLGFTLDDKGKLNLDTSKLNNALTTDVNSVKSLMVNSGSSTNANITYVSATDKTLASTSLGYSVNITQAATKTQFTGAAAQTLANVGNEHLTFSGSLFSSGDVTLYVDSGSSAADLVNKINSDSRLKDNVVASLDGDGKLQVVSKRYGSTARFTMVSNLAAAADNSGVGTGDGVTVDGLDVAGTINGETATGNGQFLIGDSANANTSNLQIQYTGTATGSVGSIVFSKGLTSQLNRSLSSFTDSTTGIFKSIDDSLQSQIDDMTDSINRKNDLLTLQEDTLRAKFTAMETALANLQAQSSQLAQMLGSSS from the coding sequence ATGAGCTTAGGGTCGACTTCGGGCATCCACTTCTCAGGGTTGGCGTCGGGTATCGACGTCGACAGCATCATTTCGAAGCTCATCCAGATCGAACAGTTGCCGATCCAGCGGATCCAGCAACAACAACAGGTGCTTCAGGCCAAGCAACTGGTCTATTCCCAGCTCAAGTCCCAAGTCCAGTCCATCACGACGGCCTTGGCCGGATTGAGCACCGCGGGGAACTTCAACCCTTCGGCGGCGACGAGCAGCGACACGTCGGCATTGACCGTGACCCCGTCGGGAACGGCCGCCACCGGGCAGTACACCGTCAAGATCAACCAACTGGCCCAGAACCACAAGGTCGCATCCGCCGCACAGTCGAGCGCGACCGACGCCCTGAACATGTCGGGCACGTTCGTCGTGAACGGCAAGTCGGTCCAGGTCAACACCTCTGACTCCCTGACCTCCGTCGCCGCCAAAGTGAACGCCTTGGGCAACGGTGTGGTCGCCAGTGTGCTGGACGGTGGGTCGGGCGCGGCCTACATCACCTTCAGTTCTTCGGTGTCGGGCGCCAAGGGAGGGGTCCAACTCGCCGACGCGACAGGGACGTTCCTGGGCTCCATCGGTGTGCTCTCGGGCGCTGCCACCTTGCGCGAGTCGCCGGCCCCGAGCACCGGCCTGAGTTATGGCTTCTCCGACTCGACTTCGACGATCGGGACACTGACCGGTCTGACGAACTCGGGCATTTTCACCATCAACGGCATCGACATCGGCGTCGACTTCAGCACAGACTCTTTGCAGACGGTCTCGGACAAGATCAACGCGGCCGGGGCGGGGGTCACGGCTTCGGTCGTGAGCGTCACGCAGAACGGCAAGACGGTCTCCAAACTTCAGATGGCCGGTGCGCCGGTGCCCGGTTCGATCTCGGACGGCAGCGGCCTCTTGACCGACATCGGGTTGCTCCAGCAGGGGTTTGGCAACCAGCTCGTCGCCGCCCAGGACGCCAGCGTGACTGTCGACGGCCTGACCGTGAGCGCCAGTTCGAACCAGGTGACGAACGTCGTCCCGGGCCTCACCCTGAACCTGCTCAAGGACGACGCCACCGTCACCGTCGGAGTCTCCCAGGACACTCAAAAGATCACTGACGCCTTCTCCAGCTTCAAGGACGCCTACAACAACTTCGTTGACTTTGTGGCGCAGTACTCGAAGTTCGACTCGAAGACGTATGACTCGGGCCCCCTGTTCGGCGACGACACCGTGCAGCAGATCCAGTCCTCGGTGAACCAGATCCTGTTCTCGACGTCCGGCACGGGCACGTACAAGTCGCTGACCCAACTCGGCTTCACCCTCGACGACAAGGGCAAGCTCAACCTGGACACGAGCAAGCTCAACAACGCGCTGACGACGGACGTGAACTCGGTGAAGAGCCTGATGGTGAACTCGGGTTCCAGCACGAACGCCAACATCACCTATGTCAGCGCGACCGACAAGACGCTGGCCTCGACGAGTCTTGGATATTCGGTCAACATCACCCAGGCGGCGACGAAGACCCAGTTCACCGGCGCGGCGGCGCAGACCCTGGCCAATGTCGGCAACGAGCACCTGACTTTCAGTGGGTCGCTGTTCTCGTCCGGTGACGTCACCCTGTACGTCGACTCGGGGAGCTCGGCCGCGGACCTCGTCAACAAGATCAACAGCGACTCCCGCCTTAAGGACAACGTTGTGGCATCGCTTGACGGCGACGGCAAACTGCAGGTGGTCAGCAAGCGCTACGGCTCGACGGCCCGGTTCACGATGGTGAGCAACCTCGCCGCGGCCGCCGACAACTCGGGCGTGGGGACGGGCGACGGTGTCACCGTCGACGGGCTTGACGTGGCGGGGACGATCAACGGCGAGACGGCGACCGGCAACGGCCAGTTCCTCATCGGCGACAGCGCCAACGCGAACACGTCGAACCTTCAGATCCAATACACGGGCACGGCGACGGGGTCGGTGGGTTCGATAGTCTTCTCAAAGGGCCTCACGAGCCAGTTGAACCGGTCCTTGAGTTCGTTCACCGACTCCACGACCGGCATCTTCAAGAGCATCGACGACTCACTGCAGTCCCAGATCGACGACATGACGGACTCGATCAACCGGAAGAACGACCTCCTGACCCTGCAGGAGGACACCCTCCGCGCCAAGTTCACCGCGATGGAGACGGCGTTGGCCAACTTGCAGGCCCAGAGCTCACAGTTAGCCCAGATGCTGGGTTCGTCGAGTTAG
- a CDS encoding HDOD domain-containing protein, translated as MALRSENFLLRRYIEKAMVDLPALPGVVLQVVQATENENVSTAEIEKHLSLDTAITTKLLKVVNSAYFGLPRQIVNVNQTIAILGLHQVRNLVLSIGVLNILTSSSPRVIETQKAYWQNSFAAASAAETLARKRNMERKDVETVFVSGLLRDVGRLFLFTLFTLPYQEVLTASLKNEEPISETETRILGFTHAELGATLAEKWNFPSVLVDAIRDHDHLPENNVSPTTACVHIADYLASELSDPTFVGVKGQIDPRAMKVLNYTEGDLDSLREQVAEQVARAKDLVGLL; from the coding sequence ATGGCACTGAGATCAGAAAACTTCCTACTACGACGCTACATCGAAAAGGCGATGGTCGACCTGCCCGCCCTTCCCGGGGTCGTTTTGCAAGTCGTCCAGGCGACGGAGAACGAAAACGTGTCGACGGCAGAGATCGAGAAGCACCTCTCGTTGGACACGGCGATCACGACGAAGTTGCTGAAGGTCGTCAACTCGGCCTATTTCGGTCTGCCTCGCCAAATCGTCAACGTCAACCAGACGATCGCGATCTTGGGTCTCCATCAGGTGCGCAACCTGGTCCTCTCCATCGGCGTCCTCAACATTCTCACTTCGTCCAGCCCGAGGGTCATTGAGACGCAGAAGGCGTATTGGCAGAACTCCTTTGCCGCCGCGTCCGCCGCCGAGACACTCGCCCGGAAGCGCAACATGGAGCGGAAGGACGTGGAGACGGTCTTCGTCTCTGGTCTGCTCCGGGATGTCGGCAGGCTGTTCCTGTTCACGCTCTTCACCTTGCCGTACCAGGAAGTCCTGACCGCGTCGCTCAAGAACGAAGAGCCGATCTCGGAGACGGAGACCCGTATCCTCGGGTTCACCCACGCTGAACTGGGGGCGACCCTGGCGGAGAAGTGGAACTTCCCGAGCGTGCTCGTCGACGCCATCCGGGACCACGACCACCTGCCGGAAAACAACGTCTCGCCGACCACCGCCTGTGTCCATATCGCGGACTACCTGGCCAGCGAACTCAGCGACCCGACCTTTGTCGGCGTGAAGGGGCAGATCGACCCGCGCGCCATGAAGGTGCTCAACTACACCGAAGGGGACCTTGACTCGCTGCGCGAGCAGGTCGCCGAACAGGTGGCCCGGGCCAAGGACCTGGTGGGTCTCCTCTAA
- a CDS encoding chemotaxis protein CheA, translated as MSAELDMSQYVDLFLQEAEEQLEVLEQETLILEREPTPERLQVIFRAAHTLKGSSRAMGFSRFAELTHETENILDQLRNGTLTIRTDIADRLLECIDTLGKMAEQIREGNGDAVECGNLVEQLHAIGNGGEAAPALKLIVAPKAAKSMIPADLVPVLQEALAEGPILHARFRLHPDCVMKYVRAFMALSVAQEHGEVLVTAPDLEALEEERFELDFEFAIQSKDSAEDILAKFKEIGEVESVTVDVWAPPTEEDEPDAEPQAQTANTAAAPPSGEAPASSGATRKGETGQTVRVDVARLDNLMNLVGELVIDRTRISQIGIEISQRYQDREVDALQETVGHIARITADLQDQIMKARMMPIETVFNRFPRVVRDLAQKLGKDVKLDLVGGETELDRSVIEVIGDPLLHILRNSVDHGVEAPAERSKVGKPAQGRVIVSARHQENHIVIEIIDDGKGIDLERVRTKAVNQGLITSDQAAKMSDKEALQLIFHSGLSTAAEVSEVSGRGVGMDIVRSNIQKLGGVIDLDSTPGEGSRFSLRLPLTLAIIRGLLVDVNGHVFVLPLGSVIETLFLDPSQVQRINRREVIVIRGQTTPLLRLRNVFEVCNGGDQADSYVVVVGLAEQRVGLVVDRLIGEQEVVIKSLSRFCGETVGVSGATILGDGNVALIVDVNGVIPSDR; from the coding sequence ATGAGCGCCGAACTTGACATGTCCCAATACGTCGATTTGTTCCTCCAGGAGGCGGAGGAGCAACTCGAGGTGCTGGAGCAAGAAACCTTGATCTTGGAACGTGAGCCGACTCCCGAGCGGCTCCAGGTGATCTTCCGCGCGGCCCACACGCTCAAAGGCAGCAGCCGCGCCATGGGCTTCTCACGCTTTGCCGAGTTGACCCATGAGACCGAGAACATCCTGGACCAGCTGCGGAACGGCACGTTGACGATCCGGACTGACATCGCCGACCGGCTCCTGGAGTGCATCGACACCCTAGGCAAGATGGCGGAGCAGATCAGGGAGGGTAACGGCGACGCCGTCGAGTGCGGCAACCTGGTCGAGCAGCTCCATGCCATCGGCAACGGTGGTGAGGCCGCCCCGGCGTTGAAACTCATCGTCGCGCCCAAGGCGGCGAAGTCGATGATTCCGGCCGACCTGGTCCCCGTCCTTCAAGAGGCACTGGCCGAAGGGCCGATCCTCCACGCTCGGTTCCGGCTCCACCCCGACTGCGTGATGAAGTACGTCCGGGCCTTCATGGCCCTGTCTGTCGCGCAGGAGCACGGTGAAGTCTTGGTCACCGCGCCCGACTTGGAAGCCCTGGAGGAAGAACGGTTCGAACTCGACTTCGAGTTTGCGATTCAGTCCAAGGATTCTGCCGAAGACATCCTCGCCAAGTTCAAGGAAATCGGCGAGGTCGAGAGTGTCACCGTCGATGTTTGGGCTCCTCCGACCGAGGAGGACGAGCCCGACGCCGAGCCTCAGGCACAAACCGCCAACACCGCGGCGGCACCGCCGTCCGGCGAGGCTCCGGCAAGCTCTGGGGCGACGCGCAAGGGCGAGACGGGGCAGACCGTCCGTGTCGACGTGGCCAGGCTCGACAACCTGATGAACTTGGTCGGCGAGTTGGTCATCGACCGCACCCGCATCTCGCAGATCGGCATCGAGATCAGCCAACGGTATCAGGACCGGGAGGTCGACGCGCTCCAGGAGACCGTCGGCCACATCGCCCGGATCACCGCAGACCTTCAAGACCAGATCATGAAGGCACGGATGATGCCCATCGAGACCGTCTTCAACCGGTTCCCCCGCGTCGTCCGCGACCTGGCCCAGAAGCTTGGCAAGGACGTGAAGCTCGACCTGGTGGGAGGCGAGACCGAACTTGACCGCAGTGTCATCGAAGTCATCGGCGACCCCCTGCTCCACATCCTGCGCAACAGCGTCGACCATGGCGTCGAGGCGCCGGCCGAGCGGAGCAAGGTCGGCAAGCCGGCCCAGGGCAGGGTCATCGTCAGCGCCCGGCACCAGGAGAACCACATCGTCATCGAGATCATCGACGACGGCAAGGGGATCGACCTGGAGCGGGTCAGGACGAAGGCGGTCAACCAGGGCCTGATCACGAGCGACCAGGCCGCGAAGATGTCCGACAAGGAGGCCCTGCAACTGATCTTCCACAGCGGGTTGAGCACCGCCGCCGAAGTCAGCGAGGTCTCCGGCCGCGGGGTGGGGATGGACATCGTCCGCTCCAACATCCAAAAGCTGGGCGGCGTCATCGACTTGGACTCGACCCCGGGCGAAGGCTCACGATTCAGCTTGCGCCTCCCCCTGACTCTGGCGATCATCCGGGGCCTGCTCGTCGACGTGAACGGCCATGTGTTTGTGTTGCCCCTGGGCAGCGTGATCGAGACCTTGTTCCTCGACCCGTCGCAGGTGCAGAGGATCAACCGGCGCGAGGTGATCGTGATCAGGGGTCAGACGACGCCACTCTTACGACTTCGGAACGTTTTCGAGGTGTGCAACGGCGGCGATCAGGCCGATAGTTACGTTGTCGTCGTCGGTCTGGCCGAACAGAGGGTGGGCTTGGTCGTCGACAGGTTGATCGGGGAGCAAGAGGTCGTCATCAAGTCCCTCAGCCGCTTCTGCGGCGAGACCGTGGGCGTGAGCGGGGCGACCATCTTGGGCGACGGCAACGTGGCCCTGATCGTGGACGTGAACGGGGTGATCCCGTCAGACAGGTGA
- a CDS encoding purine-binding chemotaxis protein CheW: MELAPKDGAVGESANSPDELQTVVFRLADEAYGIDIFRVNEIIRLREITSIPKTDSHVRGLVNLRGKTIPVLDLRARFNLAQADETENTRIIVVESEGGNVGIVVDAVTEVMTLQPDQIEDTPALVSDVDNDFVRGVARRNENLITLLDLDRALAA; the protein is encoded by the coding sequence ATGGAATTGGCACCAAAAGACGGGGCGGTCGGCGAGTCTGCCAACTCTCCCGACGAGCTTCAGACTGTCGTTTTCCGACTCGCTGACGAAGCGTATGGGATCGACATTTTCCGCGTCAATGAAATCATCCGGCTGAGAGAGATCACATCGATCCCCAAGACCGACTCCCATGTGCGCGGCCTGGTCAACTTGCGGGGCAAGACGATCCCCGTCCTCGATTTGCGCGCCCGCTTCAACCTAGCCCAGGCCGACGAGACGGAGAACACCCGCATCATCGTCGTGGAGAGCGAGGGCGGGAACGTCGGCATTGTCGTCGACGCGGTGACGGAGGTCATGACCCTCCAGCCCGATCAGATCGAGGACACCCCGGCCCTCGTCAGCGACGTGGACAACGACTTTGTCCGCGGCGTGGCCCGACGAAACGAAAACCTGATCACCCTTCTTGACCTCGACCGGGCCTTGGCAGCCTGA
- a CDS encoding HAD family phosphatase, giving the protein MARVRLIATDLDGTLLTSRREVHHASAYALRTAHEAGIVVCLASGRALNTMLPYAEQLGIPGPIVSCNGAYVIDQDGGVVRDHTLDQATRDTLLAYAEEHGLHVNAYVKGRVLASESGAWFELYRSRVRSELEVVGMAGLASYVPTKLLYISDPDDIQAHRARLLPLMAQSGVTVVVSEPDYIEFLPVGVTKGGGLKSVADSLGIDRSEVAAVGDWDNDLEMVQWAGFGGAVANGSDAMRQAADVVVATNDMGGVAEFLELALRRSEVEGGYTHPVEV; this is encoded by the coding sequence ATGGCCCGGGTCCGGCTGATCGCCACCGACCTCGACGGGACGCTCCTGACGAGCCGCCGCGAGGTCCACCATGCCTCGGCGTATGCCCTGCGCACCGCCCACGAAGCGGGGATCGTCGTGTGCCTGGCCAGCGGGCGCGCTCTGAACACGATGCTCCCCTACGCCGAGCAGCTGGGCATACCCGGGCCGATCGTCAGTTGCAACGGGGCGTATGTCATCGACCAAGACGGGGGCGTGGTCCGCGACCACACCTTGGACCAAGCGACCCGGGACACCCTGCTTGCCTACGCCGAGGAGCACGGCCTGCACGTCAACGCCTACGTCAAAGGGCGTGTCCTAGCCAGCGAGAGCGGCGCCTGGTTCGAGTTGTACCGGTCACGTGTCCGGTCGGAGCTTGAAGTCGTCGGCATGGCGGGGCTCGCCTCCTATGTGCCGACCAAGTTGCTCTACATCAGCGACCCTGACGACATCCAGGCCCACCGTGCCCGCCTCCTTCCCCTCATGGCCCAGTCGGGGGTGACGGTGGTCGTCAGCGAGCCCGACTACATCGAGTTTCTGCCGGTGGGGGTCACCAAGGGCGGTGGACTCAAATCGGTGGCCGACTCGCTGGGGATCGACCGGAGCGAGGTGGCCGCCGTCGGTGACTGGGACAACGACCTGGAAATGGTCCAGTGGGCCGGGTTCGGCGGGGCCGTCGCCAACGGTAGCGACGCTATGCGGCAGGCCGCCGACGTCGTCGTCGCGACCAACGACATGGGCGGTGTCGCCGAGTTTCTCGAACTGGCCCTCCGACGGAGTGAGGTTGAGGGTGGGTATACTCACCCGGTCGAGGTATGA
- a CDS encoding type III pantothenate kinase, giving the protein MLWAIDIGNTQTVVGLHDGSTWRATWRLATDDRLTEDQVAVQLEALARLGGLEFAGSQAVVASVVPSTDMAWTYFVRKYLGIQPVFLRTGDQVGLPVTYDPPHAVGADRIANALGALDRWPPPVVVVDFGTATTFDCVDASGAYAGGVIMPGLTVSMESLASRTAKLPSVSLEAPARAVGKRTVESIQSGLMFGYAEAVDGLCRRVRKELPGCKVVSTGGLGEKFVDLCGEIDEHVPELTLEGLRIAGRRMSPGTA; this is encoded by the coding sequence ATGCTTTGGGCGATTGACATCGGCAACACGCAGACGGTCGTGGGGCTGCACGACGGCTCCACCTGGCGGGCCACGTGGCGGCTCGCCACCGACGACCGCCTGACGGAAGACCAGGTCGCCGTGCAGCTTGAAGCCTTGGCTCGTCTTGGCGGCCTGGAGTTCGCGGGGTCACAGGCAGTCGTGGCCAGCGTCGTCCCCTCGACCGACATGGCATGGACTTACTTCGTACGGAAGTACTTGGGGATCCAGCCGGTGTTCTTGCGCACTGGCGACCAGGTCGGCCTTCCCGTCACCTATGACCCTCCCCACGCGGTCGGGGCCGACCGGATCGCCAACGCCTTGGGGGCCCTCGACCGATGGCCTCCGCCGGTCGTCGTCGTCGATTTTGGCACCGCGACCACGTTCGACTGCGTCGACGCCTCCGGCGCGTATGCGGGCGGCGTCATCATGCCGGGTCTGACTGTCTCGATGGAGTCGCTGGCCTCTCGGACGGCGAAGCTCCCGTCGGTGAGTTTGGAGGCCCCCGCCCGTGCGGTAGGGAAGCGGACGGTGGAAAGCATCCAGTCGGGCCTGATGTTCGGCTATGCCGAGGCGGTCGACGGCCTGTGCCGCCGCGTGCGGAAGGAACTGCCCGGTTGCAAGGTCGTCAGCACGGGCGGGCTTGGCGAAAAGTTTGTGGACCTCTGTGGCGAGATCGACGAACACGTGCCCGAACTGACGCTGGAAGGGCTCAGGATCGCGGGCCGGCGGATGAGTCCAGGTACCGCTTGA
- the glmM gene encoding phosphoglucosamine mutase yields MSRLFGTDGARGLANATLTPELAFGIGQAAGRRMVGLGLPPRVAIGRDTRRSGPMLGAALAAGFCSAGVEAVPMGVVPTGGVSWIVRSRGFGLGAVVSASHNPAPDNGIKLIQADGRKVEAEFERWIEDNLGSPFGDRPTGDGVGRLVQSRDGVADYEDWLVSLVPERLDGMSVVVDGSNGAAFESGPEVFRRLGAKVQTVGTDPDGDNINTGCGATRPHVLQEATRNAGADLGVAFDGDADRAVFADSTGKLVNGDWMMGLWCAHWHPTEVVGTVMSNGGFEHWLAGRGVQLVRVDVGDKYVSAKLREIGGKIGGEQSGHIVFPDHGPTGDGLVTALELARVLKREGKTLAEAATDCLNWPQVLVNVQVDRKDGWEDASAGPTREAEAILSGRGRINVRASGTQPILRVMVEADDQALRDRAAELVVQALLTAQGGKVYSRVDLTHALGD; encoded by the coding sequence ATGAGCCGTCTCTTCGGCACCGACGGGGCCCGGGGCTTGGCCAACGCGACGCTGACCCCCGAGCTTGCCTTTGGCATCGGCCAGGCGGCGGGTCGCCGTATGGTCGGACTGGGCCTGCCCCCGCGGGTAGCGATCGGCCGCGACACACGGCGGAGCGGCCCCATGCTCGGTGCCGCCCTTGCCGCCGGGTTCTGCAGCGCCGGCGTCGAGGCCGTGCCGATGGGTGTCGTGCCGACGGGCGGGGTCTCCTGGATCGTCCGTTCGCGGGGGTTCGGGCTGGGAGCCGTGGTGTCGGCGAGCCACAACCCCGCCCCTGACAACGGCATCAAACTGATCCAGGCCGACGGCCGCAAGGTCGAAGCCGAGTTTGAGCGGTGGATCGAGGACAACCTCGGCAGTCCCTTCGGCGACCGGCCGACCGGCGACGGGGTCGGACGGTTGGTCCAGTCTCGCGACGGTGTCGCCGATTACGAGGATTGGCTGGTGTCCCTGGTGCCGGAGCGACTCGACGGCATGTCTGTCGTGGTGGACGGTTCGAACGGGGCCGCCTTTGAGTCAGGCCCAGAGGTGTTCCGACGCCTGGGGGCGAAGGTCCAGACGGTCGGCACCGACCCCGACGGCGACAACATCAACACCGGATGCGGAGCGACCCGGCCCCATGTCTTGCAGGAGGCGACCCGCAACGCCGGAGCTGACCTGGGCGTCGCCTTTGACGGTGACGCAGACCGGGCTGTCTTCGCCGACTCGACCGGCAAGCTGGTCAACGGCGACTGGATGATGGGCTTGTGGTGCGCCCACTGGCACCCGACCGAAGTGGTCGGCACGGTGATGAGTAACGGTGGCTTTGAGCACTGGTTGGCCGGACGGGGGGTCCAGCTCGTGCGTGTCGACGTGGGCGACAAGTATGTCAGCGCCAAACTCCGCGAGATCGGCGGCAAGATCGGCGGCGAACAGAGCGGCCACATCGTCTTTCCCGACCATGGCCCCACCGGCGACGGCCTGGTGACCGCCCTAGAACTGGCAAGGGTCTTGAAGCGGGAAGGGAAGACGCTGGCGGAGGCCGCCACGGACTGCCTGAACTGGCCCCAGGTGCTCGTCAACGTCCAAGTCGACCGCAAGGACGGCTGGGAGGACGCGTCGGCGGGGCCGACCCGGGAGGCCGAGGCGATTTTGTCGGGGAGGGGCCGCATCAACGTGCGGGCCAGCGGCACCCAACCGATCCTGAGGGTGATGGTCGAGGCCGACGACCAGGCGCTTCGCGACCGCGCCGCCGAACTGGTCGTCCAAGCTCTGCTCACCGCCCAAGGCGGTAAGGTCTACAGCCGGGTGGACTTGACTCATGCTTTGGGCGATTGA